A genomic segment from Pseudomonas sp. M30-35 encodes:
- a CDS encoding acyl-CoA synthetase, translated as MNSSNPYEFGMPRDAANFQALSPLSFLERAASVYPQKLALINGALRQTWGETYTRCVRFASALAQRGIGLGDTVAVIAPNGQAMFEAHFGVPMCGAVLNAINTRLDAETIAFILQHGEAKVLLVDKEFSETVQRALGQMAERPLVIGIDDVEYPEGSLLGEFDYEALLAEGDAGYAWSLPADEWQAIALNYTSGTTGNPKGVVYHHRGAHLNSLSNAMCWDMTRFPVYLWTLPMFHCNGWCFPWALAAYIGTSVCLRHVRADAIYPALAEHGVDHFCGAPIVLNMLANAAPELKALKTQPVKVLTAGAAPPAAVIEAMEALEFKVTHVYGLTETYGPSVACEWKSEWDEQTPEQQAKLKSRQGVRAPLLDALMVADPETLQPVPKDGETIGEIFMRGNVVMKGYLKNPTATADAFAGGWFHSGDLAVWHSDGYVEIKDRSKDIIISGGENISSIELEGILYRHPHVLEAAVVAMESEKWGETPCAFITLKPGTESTEESMLRFCQTHMARFKVPGKVVFCELPKTSTGKVQKFVLREQARNLPK; from the coding sequence ATGAACAGCAGCAACCCTTATGAGTTCGGTATGCCGCGCGATGCGGCTAATTTTCAAGCATTAAGCCCGTTAAGTTTTCTTGAGCGCGCGGCATCAGTTTATCCACAGAAGCTTGCGCTGATAAATGGCGCTCTACGCCAAACCTGGGGTGAAACCTACACTCGCTGCGTACGTTTTGCTTCGGCCTTGGCACAACGCGGGATCGGTCTTGGTGACACGGTTGCAGTTATTGCGCCTAACGGCCAAGCCATGTTCGAAGCGCACTTCGGTGTGCCCATGTGCGGCGCAGTGCTGAACGCTATCAATACCCGGCTTGATGCTGAAACCATAGCGTTCATCCTCCAGCATGGCGAGGCAAAAGTACTGCTGGTCGACAAGGAGTTCAGCGAAACAGTGCAGCGTGCGCTGGGGCAAATGGCGGAGCGGCCACTGGTTATTGGCATTGATGATGTCGAGTATCCTGAGGGCTCCTTGCTCGGCGAGTTTGATTATGAAGCGCTGCTCGCTGAGGGTGATGCGGGTTATGCCTGGAGCCTGCCCGCGGATGAATGGCAGGCCATTGCCCTCAACTACACCTCGGGCACCACGGGTAATCCCAAGGGTGTGGTTTATCACCACCGTGGTGCGCACCTCAATTCGCTATCGAACGCCATGTGCTGGGACATGACACGCTTTCCGGTGTACCTGTGGACGCTGCCGATGTTCCATTGCAATGGTTGGTGTTTTCCTTGGGCGTTGGCGGCCTATATCGGCACCAGTGTCTGTTTGCGTCACGTTCGCGCCGATGCGATTTACCCGGCGCTGGCCGAGCATGGGGTTGATCATTTTTGTGGCGCGCCGATTGTGTTGAACATGCTCGCCAATGCCGCGCCTGAGCTAAAAGCGCTGAAAACCCAGCCAGTAAAAGTGCTGACAGCAGGTGCCGCGCCACCTGCTGCGGTGATTGAGGCGATGGAAGCGCTCGAATTCAAAGTAACTCACGTCTACGGACTGACCGAAACCTACGGACCCAGCGTTGCCTGCGAGTGGAAATCCGAATGGGATGAGCAGACACCTGAACAACAAGCCAAGCTGAAATCGCGCCAAGGCGTGCGTGCGCCACTGCTTGATGCATTGATGGTGGCTGACCCCGAAACCCTGCAGCCGGTGCCAAAAGATGGTGAAACCATCGGCGAGATATTTATGCGCGGTAACGTGGTGATGAAGGGCTACCTAAAAAACCCTACAGCAACTGCTGATGCGTTTGCTGGCGGCTGGTTCCACTCGGGAGACCTGGCCGTGTGGCATAGCGATGGTTATGTCGAGATTAAGGATCGCTCAAAAGACATCATCATCTCCGGTGGTGAAAACATCTCTTCGATTGAATTGGAAGGCATTCTGTACCGCCATCCCCATGTGCTGGAGGCTGCAGTGGTGGCAATGGAAAGTGAGAAATGGGGCGAGACGCCTTGTGCATTTATCACCCTGAAACCGGGTACAGAATCAACCGAGGAGTCGATGCTACGGTTTTGCCAGACCCATATGGCACGCTTCAAAGTGCCGGGAAAAGTGGTGTTCTGTGAGTTGCCAAAAACCTCCACCGGCAAGGTGCAGAAGTTTGTTCTGCGCGAACAAGCCCGCAACTTGCCGAAGTAG
- a CDS encoding beta-ketoacyl synthase: MSRLPVIVGFGGYNAAGRSSFHHGFRRTVIESMDLASRQATIAGLAVLMKLIKVVDGHYQSLEDEALSLEQIDEQFSAYIFASTLVRRIEKKYLDVDAAHWQKSITIDATAGNPLSFITLRKQLPEPLPSDWAVEDLSPSEVRVTLYDSCDFKIDSYRALPVKSAGQLPNGFEPSELYNARFHPRGLAMTVVGATDALRSTGIDWQVISKHVAPDEVAVFSGSIMSQLDENGYGGLMQSRLKGGRVTAKQLPLGFNSMPTDFINAYVLGSVGTTGSITGACATFLYNLQKGIEHIQSGKARVALIGNSEAPITQECIEGYGAMGALATEEGLRQIQGSDEVDFQRASRPFGKNCGFTLAESCQYIMLMDDELAMELGADIHGAVPDVFINADGYKKSISAPGPGNYLTMAKAVACANQLLGSEAVQKRSFVHAHGSSTPANRTTESDLLNRIASAFGIESWPITAVKAFVGHSLATASGDQMISALGTFKYGILPGIKTIDEVADDVHQQHLSIATQDRNLGQQAMDVCFINSKGFGGNNASGVVLAPHIAERMMRKRYGEAAFNAYLQRREKTRAAAAEYDRKALLGQLDIIYNFGKDLIDDSEIEIGTEQIIIPGFEQPLVFQTDDRYSDMLD, encoded by the coding sequence ATGTCTCGTTTACCCGTTATTGTTGGTTTTGGTGGTTATAACGCAGCAGGACGCAGCTCGTTTCACCACGGGTTTCGTCGTACCGTGATCGAGTCGATGGACCTTGCTAGCCGCCAGGCGACTATCGCTGGGCTGGCGGTGCTGATGAAGCTGATCAAAGTGGTTGATGGCCACTACCAGTCCCTGGAAGATGAAGCACTGAGTCTCGAGCAAATCGATGAGCAGTTCTCGGCTTACATCTTTGCCTCGACATTGGTGCGCCGCATCGAGAAAAAGTACCTCGATGTCGATGCCGCACATTGGCAAAAAAGCATCACTATTGATGCCACGGCCGGTAACCCATTGAGTTTCATCACCCTGCGCAAGCAGTTGCCAGAGCCGCTACCGTCAGACTGGGCGGTTGAAGACCTGAGCCCAAGTGAAGTTCGGGTCACGCTTTATGATAGCTGTGATTTTAAAATCGACAGCTACCGCGCATTGCCGGTGAAATCAGCCGGTCAATTGCCTAATGGCTTTGAGCCAAGCGAACTCTACAACGCGCGATTCCACCCGCGCGGCTTAGCCATGACAGTAGTCGGCGCAACCGATGCGCTGCGCTCCACCGGCATTGACTGGCAAGTAATCAGCAAGCATGTCGCGCCAGATGAAGTCGCGGTTTTCTCTGGCAGCATCATGAGCCAGCTCGATGAAAACGGCTACGGCGGCCTGATGCAGTCGCGGCTCAAGGGCGGCCGAGTCACCGCCAAACAGCTGCCGCTGGGCTTCAACAGCATGCCGACCGACTTTATCAACGCCTACGTATTGGGCAGCGTTGGCACCACCGGCAGTATTACTGGCGCCTGCGCAACCTTCCTCTACAACTTGCAGAAAGGCATCGAACACATTCAGTCGGGCAAAGCGCGGGTCGCGTTAATCGGCAACAGTGAAGCACCGATCACCCAGGAATGTATCGAAGGCTACGGCGCCATGGGCGCACTGGCCACCGAAGAAGGCTTACGTCAGATCCAAGGCTCTGACGAAGTCGACTTCCAGCGCGCCAGCCGTCCTTTTGGCAAGAACTGTGGCTTCACCCTCGCGGAGTCGTGCCAATACATCATGCTTATGGATGATGAGTTGGCAATGGAGCTGGGTGCGGATATTCATGGCGCCGTGCCAGACGTGTTTATCAATGCTGACGGTTACAAGAAATCCATTTCGGCGCCAGGTCCGGGTAATTACCTGACCATGGCCAAAGCCGTCGCCTGCGCCAACCAATTGCTCGGCAGCGAAGCGGTACAAAAGCGCAGCTTCGTCCACGCTCACGGCTCAAGCACACCAGCCAACCGCACCACTGAGTCTGACTTGCTCAACCGCATCGCCAGCGCCTTCGGCATCGAAAGCTGGCCGATCACAGCGGTTAAAGCCTTTGTTGGTCACTCGCTGGCAACCGCCAGCGGCGACCAGATGATCTCGGCGCTGGGCACCTTTAAATATGGAATCTTGCCGGGCATCAAGACCATCGATGAAGTCGCCGACGATGTGCATCAGCAGCACCTGAGCATCGCGACCCAAGACCGCAACCTCGGCCAACAGGCAATGGATGTGTGCTTTATCAACTCCAAAGGTTTTGGTGGCAACAACGCCAGCGGCGTGGTGCTGGCACCGCATATTGCTGAACGAATGATGCGCAAGCGTTATGGCGAAGCGGCCTTCAATGCCTACCTGCAACGTCGCGAGAAGACCCGCGCCGCTGCCGCCGAGTACGACCGCAAGGCCCTGCTTGGCCAGTTAGACATCATCTATAACTTCGGCAAAGACTTGATCGACGACAGCGAGATTGAGATCGGCACCGAGCAAATCATCATTCCCGGATTTGAACAGCCGTTGGTATTTCAAACCGATGATCGCTATAGCGATATGCTCGACTAG
- the cysQ gene encoding 3'(2'),5'-bisphosphate nucleotidase CysQ encodes MSDTLIAAVVKLVREAGKATLPYWRAGVEVTQKADASPVTAADLAAHHILNDGLLALDPSIPVLSEEAANIALSERSQWTRWWLVDPLDGTKEFIAGSEEFTVNVALIEKGEVVFGVVGMPVNDSCFYGGSGLGAWREDAQGEAHAIRVRVAPTSTFTVVASRRHTSPEQENLLAGLAEHFGDLDLVNVGSSLKFCQLAQGVADCYPRLAPTSQWDTAAAQGVLEGAGGEVLTLQGDALTYEARESLLNPFFLALPASAQWRGQLLSLARELS; translated from the coding sequence GTGAGTGATACGTTGATTGCCGCGGTAGTGAAGCTGGTGCGTGAGGCTGGGAAAGCCACGTTGCCGTACTGGCGCGCAGGTGTCGAGGTCACTCAAAAGGCTGACGCTTCGCCAGTTACGGCAGCTGACCTGGCGGCTCATCACATTCTTAATGATGGTTTGCTAGCGCTCGATCCGAGCATCCCGGTGTTGTCTGAAGAAGCGGCGAATATTGCCCTCAGCGAGCGCTCGCAATGGACCCGCTGGTGGTTGGTTGATCCGCTCGATGGTACCAAGGAATTTATTGCTGGCAGCGAAGAGTTTACGGTTAACGTCGCCCTGATCGAAAAGGGTGAAGTGGTTTTCGGCGTGGTCGGCATGCCGGTTAATGACAGCTGCTTCTACGGTGGCTCGGGGCTTGGTGCCTGGCGTGAAGATGCTCAGGGTGAAGCGCACGCAATTCGCGTACGCGTGGCGCCAACCAGCACCTTTACCGTGGTTGCCAGCCGCCGTCACACCAGCCCGGAGCAAGAAAACCTGCTTGCCGGTTTAGCCGAGCACTTTGGTGATCTGGATTTGGTAAATGTCGGCAGTTCGCTGAAGTTTTGCCAGCTGGCGCAGGGCGTTGCCGATTGTTATCCGCGCTTAGCTCCAACCTCGCAATGGGATACCGCGGCCGCTCAGGGCGTACTTGAAGGTGCTGGAGGTGAGGTGCTGACCCTGCAAGGCGATGCGCTGACCTACGAGGCGCGGGAGTCGCTACTCAACCCGTTCTTTCTGGCCTTGCCAGCTTCTGCGCAGTGGCGCGGCCAACTGCTGAGCCTGGCTCGCGAACTTAGCTGA